A segment of the Lycium ferocissimum isolate CSIRO_LF1 unplaced genomic scaffold, AGI_CSIRO_Lferr_CH_V1 ctg19054, whole genome shotgun sequence genome:
acatcatttcaccgagtctcgggccgggtacgtattcatGCACAGTtttattgcattattcaccgagaccctcactagagggacgggtacggtatatatatgattatttcaccgagtccctcactagagggccgggtacggtatatatatgattacttcaccgagtccctcctcgctgagggccgggtacggtatatatttatatttcaccgagtcattactaaagggccgggtatggtatatatttacatttctagtcatTGCCTTTGGGGCTACTTACATGGTTATTctctgccttcggggctatccatattacaggttgtttctcatactttcattatggcttatatctcattctttatgattactgtcgccttacatactcggtacattattcgtactgacgtccctttacAGGCTGTTTTCATGCCACACGGTCCCAGattgttttgcaggtaaaagtattcagctaggatggttggctatcagctgggattggcaaactccattttcttcctggagcagtgccgagtcattatggttatcatatgtgtgtatgggtacgtcggggccctgtcccgactcatatgattcaggtgtttactcttagagactttgcagacagtgtcctgtggttagtatgttgagatgtcatgtgttgagtaaagcgaccatgtaggctaATATATCAGTTTGACTTACTCGGATTTttattaattgagtatcgttcgtaAATTTCTATGATTTGattgaaagtactttattatattttcaaaattttttatatgtccagtttcattatgtgaatgctagagggttcgctcagctctaagtaagagttgggtgcccatcatgccctgaaGGGATTGAGGTGTGAcattgttggtgttcttgaagatcttcaaatcttcatagggaagaagactctccaaaggGGCATTTAATCCAAAGTTTTTAAGTCAAGATTTggggaaaagtgtttttctacccCAAAAGGGTAAATACTAGGTTGAGTGGGCCCAGGAACGTCATCAGATCCAAGAAATTCGGTCCAAATTTTGAGAAGGTCGAGTTCAACACGAAAATCACTGTAGCAGAAAAAGTGTACACTTATACGAGCCGTATctttttatacggaccgtataagttggtcgtaCTTCAGGATCCAGCAAAGGGGACTTACTGTTTTGTGACACcattttatacggacacttacaTGGACCGTATCtttttatatggaccgtataagtaagGTCGTATAAGGCAAGGGAAAAGTGACATcaatttatacggacacttacacggaccgtatctttttatacggaccgtataagttggtcgtaTTTCAGGATCCAACAAAGAGCACTTACTGTTTTGTTACATCATCTTATATGAGTACTTACACGGACCGTATCctcttatacggaccgtataagtaagGTCGTATTTCTCGAGGTAATTTACAttgatccaagtttcatttctcaaaaaaaaatttcttgactctcattgttgattttgtgtccctattcctttggtagggagcaaaaaaaaataaaaataaaaataaaagagtatagaaattttaaaattttcattacttcAAACtgataccttggatcaattgGGCTTCCCGATcgcgttttcaagttatcacctacccagGTCCGAAATTTGATTTATTTCCTGATtttagcattccattttcttgtgtctctcaactagtagccatttagtagttgttcctacttgtgtttgctagttcttgtgttcgcatttctttcgtgcttttcttcgttttgcttcgttgttaatttcttggttcaagtccgttagattgaattgagtcatccgtctttcttagtctaacaagaatctattctgACCGAGAGTAGAATTTAAACCCTTGTGACTAGTCGACATTAACAAGCACACAATCTTTGGTggaagcaatttgtgaggcaattaaaggtgcgcatacttgagcgattgtgaattaattttactaaTCTAATGTGTTTGCTCATTTTGTTGAGTGTCTTTAACAGGTACCATGGCTACGGAGGATGAAACACAAGTTCCCACTGGGGAACTCACACTAGTTGATGTAATGAGAGCCTTGTAAGCCTTGAACGATAAGGTTGGGAGTATGGGTGGTCGAATGGAAAACATGGATGGTCGAATGGAAAACTTGGCAAGTAGGGTGAGCAATTGAAAGAGGTAGTAGGGAGGTTTTGTATTCGCCTCGAGTGCAATACCAAGAAGGCACAAGTGGAGCTACTCGAAGCACTTCACTTACGTTTTCACCCGGCACCTTCCATCATCTATATAACCCCACTCCCCAAAACACTCCCCAAAACACTCCTCAAAACACAACTCTCACCCCACCAAACAACATTTCCATAGGCCAACGGAACAACCCACCCCCACAACATCAAACCCCAAATGACCCACATCTAAATGATCCACCCCCTAATGATCCACACCTAAATGCACCAATGCCACCCCAAAATTGTCCAAacatccaacaaccaaatgaCGATGAGATAGAAGAAGCTATACTTGAGCACGAACTTTATGGTGTCCAAGCTTGGAGGCAACGAAGGAAAGCACAAGGAGGTTATTGAGGAAGGGATGGAAGGCATGGTCCTAACCCTCACATGGGTAGGCAAGGAGGGTACTAAGCTCATGAAGGGTACCAAGGCCATGACCATTGAGGTTATGATAACGATGGTTATGGAGGGTGAGACACGAGCCTCAATTCTATCAAGGTTACTCTCCCAACCTTCAAAGGAGGAAGTGACCCCGATACATTTCTTAATTGGGTGATGCATTGTGATAGAATCTTCTTGACGAATGACATGTCTGAGCTAAAAAATGTGTCTTACGCCATTGCTCAATTCGAAGGGTACGCCTCCACATGGTGGGAAACTCAAGTGAAGGTAAGAAGAATTATTGGACTTTCTCCCACACCTACTTGGGATGAGTTGAAGGACGCTATGCGGCTTAAGTATGTCACCGAACGCTACAAgcaagaacaactcaagaaggtgtaTACCTTAAGGCAAAACAAAAGGAGTGTGAaagaatactatgatgagttgaaTGCTATGACTCAGTTCCGAGCCGGGTTAAATGTTGACATTGTCTCCCACATAAGACTCCACAACCATGGGAGCATTGAAGAAACCCTTCAAGCCGCTATTGAAATAGAGGAGGGTCTCAAGGAAGATAAAATCAATAAGTCAAGGGGCTATGTGAGCtcatggaacaataacaaagaatGAGGAGTTTCCTCCTCCAATTGGCAAGAGAATAAGGGTCCCATGCAAGAAGCCAAGAAACCCTTTGTGAAGAATACTCAAGTTGAGAAGCAAGTGGATAAACAGCCTCCGAAGTTTGCTCCTAAAGAAGGAGGTATGAAAACTCCTATTCAATGCTTTAAATGTCATGGCTTCGGTCATCGAGCAAGTGAATGCCCTAATCGTAGAGCGTTTATTTTGAGAGACACTTGTAGTGAGGATACGAAAGAATGTGAGGAAGGAGATGACGAGGGCGATCATGAAAATGAACAACTTGGTAGTGATGAAGGGGATATGGAGGGTGATGATAAGGACATTGTCCCACTCTACTTATCTAGGAGAATCATGCCATGTATGGCTAAACCTCAAGAAGGGAAGGTCACTATTCCAAACTATGTGGTCCGATGGACAATGATAAGCAAAGCCATGGATGATCCTAGTCAACGGGAGAACCTTTTTCATTCCAAGTGTATCATCAATCAAAATGTGTGTATCATGATAATTGATAGTGGGAGTTATGCGAATGTTGCAAGTACGACTCtagttgatttcttgaaactcTCCACCACCCGTTATGAACACCCTTACAAACTTCAATGGCTCAATGAGTGTGGAGAATTGAAAGTGACCCGACAAGCTATTATTAAATTCAAAGTTGGGAAGTATCAAGATGAGATCCTATGTGATGTAATTCCCATGCAAGCTTGTCACCTTCTACTTAGGCGACCTTGGCAATATGATGGGTCAACCATGCATGATGGTAGAACCAATCGATATACACTTGTCCACAATGGGGTCAAACATGTGATGTGCCCAATGTCTCCTCTTCAAGTTGGTGAGGTCTATCACAAAATGAGAGAGTTGAAAGAGAAGGGCAAGGGAGCCTTGCAATCAAACGTGGTGGTACAAGGGAATATCAAAGAGAGTGGTTCTCAAGAAGGAAGTGcgaagtgttatatcccgtattttcgtgtgttcgggaaaattggaaataagtTGGCTTGTAAGGAAGAAGGtaataattgattttatttagcacaTGAGTTGTTTACGGAAGAATATTAATATGGAAGCGTcgaggaaggctaggggtaaaaatCGGAAATTtcgaaaatttatttcgggaattgcaaaacgAGATTCAACCAATTGggccaaaagaacaaaagaaggaaaaaaatggccCAAaggagagggtggccggccaaagccttggcccaacccctcatttttattaattttccatgtgcttaaTATGTTATATTAATAGAAGGTTCAAGAGGAATAGAGAAAGGAGaagaaccaaaaataaaaaaagaagagcaaaacgttgaaggccattcggccatgtcccaagaaatttgaccctttgaaatctcttcccaaaaattatgttcttgtggtattcctactaattcaagggtgctaagtaacgtggtgttgttatttcggaagatagttcGCTCGTTTGCTCTAACGACCAattttggtcaagtgaagaagtgaagaagaaaggtgagtttaatcttgttttcttgtgttataaatggtttatatgtgttgttggatgctagaaaagaaagaaattcatggtggaagttaaattgaattggggCCGTGTATATGGAGCATAggcgtgtatgtgtgtgttgaagTATAAGCCatgtattaattctaattagcatgttttgattgttgtagtgtgaagaaaggAATGGGAATCATTTTtaggtgtgtgtgttggaggtgggccgaatggctcccctttgtgtagttggaaatgaatgaattgtcgttagcgttttagttgttgtcgttatgaattctaggatgagaaatgcaagtttaatgacttagaataatgttatgttggttaaaagatgatttgggaGTTTATGCAAATTTTATGTAACTTTCGCATTTacgaatattgcattgttagtgtGTGGCTTAATGgcataaatcatgaatttggaagataagaatgtatttgatgttgttcttggGCTTGGGGGCCAATTCGGGTACAATGGAGCaatatttgggttgttggaaatattgtaagCATTGCTTAAAGTgatcttgtatatggtttgaatgagtttggattggtaatcgaatatgtaaacgttgatattagtttgatcgtGAGTAGTTGAAGGaagaatattatgaatgttgttgaattatgtagaaaaagagctattaatgttagaatgtattttgagttgattgttgatgttgtagcttggttgttgggttggttgttgttgaaacgagccgagttgaatctcggggatgtcatatgtataagggagatgctgcccaaattgttatagaacaatatcggttaagcttggaaattgtaagtctcatgaatagtaagcgggtCAATGTGACCGTTTgcggatttttgacgaaacgggaagtggATTCGGAAAGGCGTAAGAAgccaataaggtatgtaaagctctcccatttcttctcttggcatgtcttaggtgtactaggctcggatttggaccttggggacgattctactcctagaaatccaagtttgaatttggccctttttcattcaatagaaatGAACTAAGAAACTCATGCTTTGTTCAAATGATCATTTAAGCAACTAAAACTTGTCCAAACGGAATTGGTTGGTCTTGAATCTTTAATACATGACTCCGTCAGCCTAACGATCACAAGTTGGATAcaccgcctcaacttgaccgaggtgggcccacgtatTCCGAGATTTCCTTATGATACAACCGTTTGACGTACTTAAGCGAAACTTAAAGAGAGCTTTTGGTTATTACCTTAATTACTAAAAGATAGTTGtttgactattccattgagttgTATAACATGTTTTGACACGTAAAATTTGCGTGAAGCTCATAACTTTCACTTACTAATCGGTCAATCTAAAACTTGCTTATACACTTTTGAATGTCGGTAAACACATTTGGTCCTCGAATTCTGGAAAGTAGTCtggttatttatttgttatgtgcatatgattacatgggTACTATACGTGATACTTATAtgatttattcaccgagtcccgaaagggccggtacgaccgagtcccgaaagggccgggtacggtatacgatgatgtgattattcaccgagtcccgaaagggccgggtacgaccgagtccctcataaagggccgggtacggtacgcatgcgacatttcaccgagtccctcactagagggccgggtatggtatgtatatatgatgatattatgacatGACACGGACATATTTGACACACGATTTAAGGCAAGTCTTCGATTCTGTCTCACCGATTTGTGTTGATACTATATTTGTTTGTGAACCCCACCCTGATGATCCCGTTTActatattctatgctttacatattcagtacattttccgtactgaccccctttcttcgggggctgcgtttcatgccgcgcaggtgccgATACACGTTCGAgcgagccgccagcttaggactcccgttcagctattttggagagctcctttgtccggagcccagattttggtacagcctTTCGTtacatttatgtatatttgatcGAGAatgcacggcggggccccgtcccgtcctaTGTTTGTACGTTCGTTCGTTTATAGAGGCACTcgtagacataaagtgtgggttatggtCCCCGTACGTACAAAGatgtgtatgtgatatatgtgtACGGGCGGTTATCTACCGCGGCGACCTTGCTCTTACGCTCgcctatgtatgtgtttatatgatatgatggccgtgtgtggcctttgctggtattttctgagtgcaggtaaattttggttagtaggaaaaaaaaacagaggaaactctgcccggatttttctaaaatatttgagttattaccttattgTTTTTTTGTTAACGTATGCGATACTGTGTGTTagcacgtacgggtgcccagttcgggcgctagtcgcggcccacggggctgggtcgtgacacgaagTCAAGAGAGTCAAGGGGAAAGGCCAAGGTGTCCCTCTTGGCAAACTTTGGGGAACTTGGGGAGGAATTGGAGAAGCATCAACCGGTGATTCTCCTCATGCATAGGGACTATGTATTGCACCCTATGAACTAACCCCTTCTTTTCCaagttctatttcttctcttttgtaggattttgaTAATGTGTTACCAACGGAACTCCCACAAGGATTACCAACCTTGAGGGGAATTGAGCACCAAATTGACTTTGTCCCGGGGTCTCAATTGCTAAACAAACCAGCTTATAGAGACAACTCGGATGATACTAAGGAGCTTCAAAGGCAAGTGGATGAGCTCCATTGAAAAGGGAGTTGTGCGAGAAAGTATGAGTCCATGTGCCGTGCCCGTGATCTTGATGCCAAATAAAGATGTATCATGGCGCATATGTGTTGATTGCTGAGCCATCAATAAGATAACGATAAAGTATCGCCGTCCCATACCTCACCTTGATGACATGCTTAATGAATTGAATGGTTTATACATATTCTCTAAGATAGATCTTAGGAGTGGGTATCATCAAATTTGGATGAAACCCGAAGATGAGTGGAAAACcgcattcaagaccaagtttggtctatatgaatggttggtgatgccttttggtctcactaacgctcctagtactttcatgcgtttgatgaatcatgtgatgaaaccttttattggcaaattcatggttgtttactttgatgatattttggtgtatagtaaaaccatggatgagcatgttattcacttgaaatgtgtgtttgaagtgctTAGACAAGAACAACTTTTTGCTAATGTTGGTAAATGCTCTTTTTGtgttgatgaagttgttttcttgggttttgttgtgagttcaaggggcgttgaggttgatgaatccaaaatagaCGCTATTAAGAATTGGCCAACTCCTAAATTCATTGGTGATATTAGAAGTTTTCATGGATTGGCTAGTTTTCATAGGCGGTTTGTTAAGGGGTTTAGTACCATAGCTGCTCCTTTGACCGAGGTAATCCAAAAGGATAAACCTTTTTCTTGGGGTGTGGAGCAAGCAAAGGCTTTTGAATCTCtaaaacaaatgcttagctCTGCACCGTTGTTGCAATTACACGATTTTgacaaaatctttgaaattgaatgtgatgcTAGTAAAGTAGGTATTGGTGTCGTTTTGATGCAAGACCAAAAACCCATTGCCTATTTTAGTGAAAAGCTTAAGGGTGCGACGCTGAATTACTccacctatgatcttgaattgtaTGCTTTGATTAGAGATTTGGGTAATTGGCGACACTACTTGTGGCCTGAAGAGTTTGTGATTAGGACCGATCATGAGTCCTTAAAACATCTTAAGGCCCAAGGAAAGTTGAAcaaaagtgttatatcccgtattttgagtaacgggacaacttgggtgaattgtgagaagttagggacaagactatcccgagagactttcgtcTGTtctaaaggcttaagttgtatatgattttaatgtcatgataATGTTAAGGAAATACTTGGAagcaattttccatttttagtaagtgtgctattttgggaagtttgaaaattcaaaaaaaaaaaaagaaacaaaggagcaaggtggccggccacttagtagtgggccaaggccacatggatttATTTCATATAggaatttaaaagatgactaagtcatcttcctcattgtgtgttctagaaaaatcaagaaaaaaccttggaggagaaaaacaagagggtTCGGCCACCTcttggaaattcaagaaaatttttaagccatcaaaaaaataaattcttcaagcaaacttgctaattcaagggtgctaagtaacgtggagtcgttgtttcgggaAATAGTctactcgttttctctatctaccaacttaaggcaagttgagaagttgaagaagaaaggtgagttttaatcttgttttatgtgttatgaatggtttatatgtgtcgtagtatgctaaaatagaagaaattcatgttaggaaagaaattgaagttgggccgtgtgaggggtggttggccgtgtgtgtgtgtgttgtgttgtgagcaatgtattaatgttaattagcatgttttgaatgttgtggtgtgaagaaaagaatgaaaatcatccctaTGTGTGGaagaggtgttggccgaatggtcccctttagtgtagttgtgaatgaactaatcgtcgttatggatttgataaggaaaaatgcaagtttggtgactcaaaataatgttatgttggttataggatgatttggaaggttttgtgaattttatgtaatttttgtatttataaggattgtgttgttaatgtgtggattattagtgtagttcatgaatttggaaggaaagaatgtggatcatgttgttctcgggtttggagaccaattcgggtgagttgggacaATGTTGGGGtcgtttgaaatattgtatgaattgcttaaagtgttcttgtatatggtttaaatgggtttggattggtagtTGAACGTAtgaacgttgatattagtttgaacgtaagtggttgaaatgagtatattttgaatgttgttggaatattatgtatgttgttaaagtCGTGTAGAAAGAGCTaataatgttggaatgcattgtgaattgattattgatgttgtagtttggttgttgttgaaaattagccgagttgaaatctcggggttggtgtatttacaggggaaatgctgccgaaatttcggtagaatctaatgttcgtttggaattgaatgcctaagtgcgtatggctaatgttaatatatttggtgttatgt
Coding sequences within it:
- the LOC132042895 gene encoding uncharacterized protein LOC132042895 translates to MQEAKKPFVKNTQVEKQVDKQPPKFAPKEGGMKTPIQCFKCHGFGHRASECPNRRAFILRDTCSEDTKECEEGDDEGDHENEQLGSDEGDMEGDDKDIVPLYLSRRIMPCMAKPQEGKVTIPNYVVRWTMISKAMDDPSQRENLFHSKCIINQNVCIMIIDSGSYANVASTTLVDFLKLSTTRYEHPYKLQWLNECGELKVTRQAIIKFKVGKYQDEILCDVIPMQACHLLLRRPWQYDGSTMHDGRTNRYTLVHNGVKHVMCPMSPLQVGEVYHKMRELKEKGKGALQSNVVDFDNVLPTELPQGLPTLRGIEHQIDFVPGSQLLNKPAYRDNSDDTKELQRSFHGLASFHRRFVKGFSTIAAPLTEVIQKDKPFSWGVEQAKAFESLKQMLSSAPLLQLHDFDKIFEIECDASKVGIGVVLMQDQKPIAYFSEKLKGATLNYSTYDLELYALIRDL